Proteins encoded by one window of Rhipicephalus microplus isolate Deutch F79 unplaced genomic scaffold, USDA_Rmic scaffold_405, whole genome shotgun sequence:
- the LOC142794365 gene encoding uncharacterized protein LOC142794365, translating into MRISQTILMRLEQLGRQVDAMQQHLFNTTVRLQDETNDNVVLTPVKDIDQFLSLEGRLAADGNIKLKLIQQLAGLGGSTFGAAARRMLELLLSLEVAVQFSWAGQKGKRKFVDLGVTDVICKAVRRNFPETKKNDIECVIKVWLRHAGEKLQKQRLRTSRTHHEECLQSVALSSPSDEDL; encoded by the exons ATGCGAATTTCGCAAACTATCCTGATGAGGCTAGAGCAGCTGGGACGACAGGTTGATGCCATGCAGCAGCACCTTTTCAACACAACAGTGAGGCTTCAAGATGAGACAAATGATAATGTGGTTTTGACACCGGTCAAGGATATTGACCAATTTCTAAGTCTTGAGGGGAGACTTGCTGCTGATGGCAACATTAAGCTAAAGCTT ATACAGCAGCTTGCTGGCCTTGGTGGCTCAACTTTTGGGgcagcagccaggaggatgctggAGCTTCTGCTAAGCCTTGAGGTTGCTGTGCAGTTCAGCTGGGCAGGCCAAAAAGGCAAAAGGAAGTTTGTGGATCTAGGTGTCACAGATGTCATTTGCA aggccgtgaggcgaaattttccggaaacaaaaaaaaatgacatcgagtgtgtgattaaagtgtggcttcggcatgctggggaaaagctccagaagcagcgcttaagaacttctcgcactcaccatgagg aatgtcttcaaagtgtcgcgttgtcaagcccatcggatgaagacctctga